TTGCATTTTTGTGGACTTGCCATGTAGGGGAAAATAGGGCAATTCAGTGATGGTTATCTCTGGGAAGAGATTCGGGCCTACTCCATTATCACCTATTCTCATACCACATTTACCTATTCAAGACCTGCAGCCTTGAGAACAACAACTCGCAAACATCTAGACAGCGGACTACCGCCCCTACACCACAGCCCGTCATCCTCCTCACACCTGGGAGCTCACGCCACTGGCCAGGGAACTAGCCCAGTGGTAGTTAGCGCGAGCCGGTTCCCTAGTTATCTTTACTCCAGTGCCACCTGGACGGCCATCGTTCCATATATGTGGAGGCTAGCCAGCTCCAGCAAGCCAGATTACTCGGTGCTCTACTGACTAGACCTGTTTACATACCTGTGTGGTAATAGATTTACACACAGTCTTGGCTCGGTATTCCCACAATTTTCCAATTTGCACATCAACGTAAATTTGATAGTCTTTTGATTTGCACTTTGTATAAAGCCAAGCTTTGATATTGTGTTTTGTAGTTTAACATTCAGTATTAAGTTTGTCTTATCCTACAGTTCTCACAATGAAGTTAAATGGCAGTAATTTTTTTCACTTGtttttttgtttaatatatggCTGACATGCTATCTGCCCTAGAGGTTCTTTACCACCATTCATTTTTTCCCATCTATTAGCTTTAGGCCATACCCTCATGGATGTGTATTAACAATATCTGTTATATTGTAACAGATATTGTTAAGAGATCAAgatccccccccctttttttttacagttggattttaaaatttaactaggaaagatcataaaggcaaataattgttgtgggggggggattATCAACAGGCCTCGAGTATTTATACAAGCTTCCTGTCCCAAACAAAATGAATCAATACCTGCCAAGTACCAAGCTACACATTTTAGCAAGGAAGTAACATCTCAAGTAGGGAATTTCTTACAGGTAGGCATCTACAGTATACTTCAAGATGCTACTCCACTACAGAGAAACTACTGTACTTGCAATATTAAGAACTACCTGCCATGTAACTACCCAAAAATGTAGAcacttaaactgtacctgacaggtGTAGAGGCAAGGACATGGAAAGCTGCTGGCTCATTTTCTTCTAGCCATCTAGCAATTCTGAAGCCATCAGTAAAGAAGGATCGTCCACCTGGGTCAGAGCCAGAAAGTTTGGGGTCGTTGGCCTGTTAGAGAAAATCCAATATTTAGGAAGCCCTGAAAATTATGTAGACTTTAGCAATTCAAGAATTATTTtaaccccaccatcccccacactatCACAATTTTTTTGTTGTATACAACATGTGAAAGTACTTTGAGACAGTGGAGAAGCTGCATCCCAGGACTCTTCTCCCTGTAGTTCATGTCTGTGTGATGAGCCAGGGCAACACCAGTATATGCCAGATGTGAACCTTCCACTGGCTTGTTGATTACGTCAAATGTGTGACCATATTGGGTCTCTTTCACATAGGCAAATCTTTTCACAACATCTACAATTTTGTTAACCTTAGGTGGCACTCCACGGAGAACGGCAACGCCATactgaaaaaaaaatcaaaactttAGAAAAGGCACTTATCTTGCAAGTACTGTATAGCATGCAAGAATTTTTCACAATCAGTATTCTCTATTAAATAACAGCTTAAAATAAGCAAGATTTAGTACATCATAATGTACCATATTGAAAACTTGCCCTGTAAAACATATCCAGCCACTGTTTGAGACCACTGTCAGTCTCCATCACCTCATTATAAGACATTTCGGGGAAGCTGGACCAGATGGTTGTCCGATCCCACAATTCAAATTCTGGGCGTTGGGTCAACAGCTCCATGTCCATGCTATCACTAGCAAATTTATTGTGCATGAAGGATTTCCCATACTTTAATAGCCTGTGAACAAGAACATTTTCTTAACACACATTTTGCACCTACCCATGTCAGTTTTGTTTTGCCCAGTAACATGTGCAGTCAACTAGCAGACCTTTATGTAAAAGGACAAATTCCTCAGCTTGGCAACTTTACTAACCATTACTAAACACTAATTCCATGCCATCTCCATAAGCAATATACAATGGTGTAGGGAACTAAAACCTTAATGCACTTAACTACAGCAATATAATACTAGTCACCAACACAGATTAGGAGACTTTTTCATGCAATCCATCAGAAGTAACTTTGGTAAAAATCTCTTAAAACAGATTAGAGCTTAACCAATGAACATTATCCTCCACTAAACTATTAGAATGCTTCAAGATGTCTAAGAAATAAGTACCATGCTGGGTCATATTCTGACTTGTGATTCTCTCCTTCCTCAGACCAAATGATCTCTAGTTTGCCTGCATCATTCATGGTAAGGGAGAGTGGCTTTATGTTCACATCGAGAGTTGGAGAGTCCACCAGTTTCTGGCTTGTGCTGGGGTCCACACATCTAGGGCACTGGCAATTGTCCCTCNNNNNNNNNNNNNNNNNNNNNNNNNNNNNNNNNNNNNNNNNNNNNNNNNNNNNNNNNNNNNNNNNNNNNNNNNNNNNNNNNNNNNNNNNNNNNNNNNNNNNNNNNNNNNNNNNNNNNNNNNNNNNNNNNNNNNNNNNNNNNNNNNNNNNNNNNNNNNNNNNNNNNNNNNNNNNNNNNNNNNNNNNNNNNNNNNNNNNNNNNNNNNNNNNNNNNNNNNNNNNNNNNNNNNNNNNNNNNNNNNNNNNNNNNNNNNNNNNNNNNNNNNNNNNNNNNNNNNNNNNNNNNNNNNNNNNNNNNNNNNNNNNNNNNNNNNNNNNNNNNNNNNNNNNNNNNNNNNNNNNNNNNNNNNNNNNNNNNNNNNNNNNNNNNNNNNNNNNNNNNNNNNNNNNNNNNNNNNNNNNNNNNNNNNNNNNNNNNNNNNNNNNNNNNNNNNNNNNNNNNNNNNNNNNNNNNNNNNNNNNNNNNNNNNNNNNNNNNNNNNNNNNNNNNNNNNNNNNNNNtacgaacccagaccaaatcgcTCACAAGGTGTAGGGTGTTTGTGTTATCACTATGCCAAGAGTTGTTCAAGAGCTGACAACACACAACAAAACCAAAGATGTTTCCCACTTCATGTTACAGTGACAGGAAGAAGACCGTGGTGATAGGCCACATTTAATTGTGCACAATTTGTTCTTCGGAATACCTAACCACCTATTTCTCCAGTGCTTGGGAATGGCAATATGAATCATGGGGTATAAATCTGAGTAAGGAATGTACTTCTGGGAGATAGGACAGACATAAAAGACTTCTTTAGGTGCCTCTAATGACCATCCATTAAAGTGAaccccaatatggctgggaacccagcaaaatttAATTGTCTTATCTGCTAAAGATTAGGGGCAGCCAATATTGAATTTCGATCATCATGAGCACTAAAGGGCCAAAACCTGTAAGGTCATACGAGCATGAGTCAACTATTATAATGAATGTTGCCTTATGAAAAGTAACTGCCATAAAGCATATACAATTACATAAAGCTCTGCAGTAAAAATACTAGTCTCTAGCGGGAGGCAACACACAAATGTTTGCCCTGGAAAGATAAAAGAAAAGCTTACAGAAATAATCTGAAGCCTTCAGAGATGGTAACGGATTTAATGTGTAGCTTATACTAGTATTTGTCTTgagaaaaaaaaatcatgtttatCGACTTACATGTATCGAGATGATTTCAAGATTTTTTGGAGGGTTTCTGGATTTTTTGACGTGACTTGAGCAATAAGTAACCTGACTAGATTACAATGTAGATTGATGGCCTCATAATTTATTTGGGTGAATTTAAATTCCTGATGAGACAGgtctcatagcctggtggatagcgcgcaggatttgtaattctgtggcgcgggttcgattcccgcacgaggcagaaacaaatgggcaaagtttctttcaccctgaatgcccctgttacctagcagtaaataggtacctgggtgttagtcagctgtcacaggctgcttcctgggggtggaggcctggtcgaggaccgggccgcggggacactaaagccccgaaatcatctcaagataacctcaagaagggtacatgtccccccccccccatacatcaCCACATAATTTTCAAACTCCTTAAATGGGTTGACCCAAATACTAGTTGGGTCAAACTCCAGAATGAAGAATATATACAAACAATTTGaggcgcatccgatccctcgaTCGTCATCGCCCCTCAACCAACAATAACATACAATTTGCACACTGGATGTTTCATCCATAGGTAACTcatttttaaatactgtactatattcTCCACATTTTTAAGTTTTGTACGCCCACACATACTGTACAACCTATCCTATGGTTCCCGCATCGTCATGAGTTCGGTTAGGCAAGACAATAATATTTATGCTAACTGCTTCATGTTGTAATGTACTGTACCTGTAGCCTCCAGAAAACTGCTGTAGGATTACTGCTACAGTTGTAAGTGCTGTAAGTTAACTACATGAACTTAACAATTTATCCTAGTGACATAACACCATGCTAACTGTTGCTATCCAATATTCGGCCTTCTTGGCACCATTCCCTCACTCTGTCCTCACACTCGGCCCCTATACTGTCCTCATAGCCCTTCCATGTGCTAgatagtcatgatgacttagtGGCTCTCTCCTCATAATTACGTTCGTCATGTTCCTTCATACCAGTGAAAGTGCACGCTGGCATCCCGCCAGCCAAGTCCCGTCTACCCACCAGCCAAATCCTGTCAACCCGCCAGCCAAGTCCTGTCAACCCGCCAGCCAAGTCCTGTCAACCCGCCAGCCAAGTCCCGTCAACCCGCCAGCGAAGTCAAGTCAACCCGCCAGCCAAGTTCCGTCAACCCGCCAGCCAAGTTCCGTCAACCCGCCAGCCAAGTCCCGTCAACCCGCCAGCCAAGTCCCGTCAACCCGCCAGCCAAGTCCCGTCAACCCGCCAGCCAAGTCCCGTCAACCCGCCAGCCAAGTCCCGTCAACCCGCCAGCCAAGTCCCGTCAACCCGCCAGCCAAGTCCCGTCAACCCGCCAGCCAAGTCCCGTCAACCCGCCAGCCAAGTCCCGTCAACCCGCCAGCCAAGTCCCGTCAACCCGCCAGCCAAGTCCCGTCCACTAAAGCCACAAAAAACGTCTAATTAAGCCAGAGAAAGCAAAATCAAGCCAAATACAAAGCAAGTTAGGCCAAATCAACCCAATAAAAGCCTTAAGAGAGCCAAGCCGAGGAGGTAATGACTCAACCACTCAACACTAACTCAATTATCACCAAGAAATCTACACACTATTGATGCAATTCCTTCATTCCATAATAGTCAGAAGACATAGAGCCTCGACATGTCGAGATATAAGCTACATTATACACAGCTGAGTTAGAAGACTCACCAAATATGAGAAAAGGCGCCAAAACTCAGTCCGGTGAGAAACTtcacatcacaacaacaacaatgacacATTCCTCAGGGACCCCGCGCTTGTCATTTCAAATATCATTGTGGACCATAATTTACAAACATACTCGAATCTAATCTAAGTTAATCTACACTAATCTGTGCTacactaacctaatctaacgaaTCAAGTAATTTGGTTTTGCTATTTTATTTTTTGAGTTATGACGTCACTGTGATGTCATGAAGGGacctctttatttttttttagaatCCTCTCTGCCAAATATTTCCTTGTTTTTTTTAGTATTGCTTATCTTTAAACTCAATTACTAAATTActctaatattaatatttaagaacataagaacataagaacaaaggtaactgcagaaggcctattggcccatacgaggcagctcctattctataaccacccaatcccactcatatacttgtccaacccgtgcttgaaacaatcgagggaccccacctccacaatgttacgcggcaattggttccacaaatcaacaaccctgttactgaaccagtatttacccaagtctttcctaaatctaaacttatccaatttatatccattgtttcgtgttctgtcctgtgttgatacttttaataccctattaatatccccccggttatgtccattcatccacttgtaaacctctatcatgtcacccctaactcttcgcctttccagtgaatgcaacttaagctttgttaatctttcttcatatgaaagatttctaatttggggaattaacttagtcatcctacgctggacacgttcaagtgaatttatatccattctataatatggcgaccaaaactgaactgcataatctaaatggggcctaactagagcaagatatagcttgagaaccacaccaggtgtcttgttactaacgctgcgattaataaatccaagtgtccgatttgccttattacgaacatttatgcattgatccttttgttttaaattcttactaatcataactcccagatccctttcgcaatccgactttcgcaatcacaacaccatctagctcgtatcttgtaactctatcatcattacctaacctcagaactttacatttatcagcattaaactgcatctgccaatcctttgaccatttcaaaaccctatctagatcaacttgaagtgatagtgagtcctcctccgaattaatttccctaccgattttcgtatcatcggcaaatttgcaaatgttgctactcaaacctactTATTTACAATAAGAAAATAATTTCTTCTTCAGATATTCGTAAGCTTAATATCTTCTAATATGGCATAACCTTCCTATCAAatatatcaatcaatcaattcatGTTTATCCAAAAGAATGTGTATACAAAGAACATAAGGGTAATGTACAAATGtagggacaggagttacacatactaatgaagcaACTACAGGATTACGCAAAACGTTTTTCGCAAAAAATCTAACCGAATAGCATATTATTACATATTATATGTGGCATATTATTCATGTTTTATACATAGCTATTTAATATCATTACAAAATCATTAATTTGCTTCACTAAATATTATATTACATTATCGCGGGCTGGAATATACCGCTCAATCATCATACTTTAAAATACAATAACCCATTACATCTAATTTTATAGTAATCCCCTGTTTatgtttataatataaataaatgaattaaCCCTAAATAGGTAATTCATAATGAATAAGTAATTTGGCCAATATGTCCATGTTCAATATATGAGGTGAGTTTACACTCGGGCTGCCTTGAACAGCTGACACAGTCAACAACAAGCAACAGGTGGGAGCTAATATTTTGGTGtttgggcgcatccgatcccatgatcgtcgtcgcccctaaatcaacacaacataataTTTTGGTGCTCATCATCAGcctctttacgggctattcatgcccgtgccacttcttggggtggcttaatctttatcaatcaatcagcctcaaacgggagacatctcccgtcacgcagggtgcagtcacacctccacagatctccagtatcagctcttgatactggtaatggctcaaaagggtcaccatttacgggctattcatgcccgtgccaacttttgggtggcttaatctttatcaatcaatcaatcatcagccTCTGGAGAGGTACATGAGGCTTAGCCCCGTCCCTCTCTTTCATACCAACAACAACCTCTACCAACCTTAAGGCTACCATAGTATACTTAAGGCTACCATAGTATACTTAAGGCTACCATAGTATAGTTATGGCTACCATAGTATACTTAAGGTTACCATAGTATACTTAAGGCTACCATAGTATACTTATGGCTACCATAGTATACTTAAGGTTACCATAGTATACTTAAGGCTACCATAGTATACTTAAGGCTACCATAGTATACTAAGGCTACCATAGTATACTTAAGGCTACCATAGTATACTAAGGCTACCATAGTATACCTAAGGCTGCCATAGTATACCTAAGGCTGCCATAGTATACTTAAGGCTACCATAGTATACTTAAGGCTACCATAGTATACTTAAGGCTACCATAGTATACTTAAGGCTACCATAGTATACTTAAGGCTACCATAGTATACTTAAGGCTACCATAGTATACTTAAGGCTACCATAGTATACTTAAGGCTACCATAGTACCTTACCAACCAGCGAGTATGCCTTAGTCCTAAACATGACCTAGGATAAAAGTATACTTTCCTGTCCTGTCATATTCATATTCCATATGAATATACTTCACGGAATATGCTTCACACTTTTCTTATATCTTAGATTCTTTAGATTAATCTAGGTTTGAAAATTGCACGTGCAAACTATCTGctgttcaaaattatctgcttcCATTTGAAATAGGCGTTTGGAGTGCTGTACTATTTAGATACACCGTAAGATATTAAATATCCTCCAACGATTTCAGTCAATTTATGTGGTAATTATCCAAACTATTCAGTGCCCAATTTGCCTGTTTCCATCCTGTCCATGCTTGGGTATGTAAGAGGGTATGTGGCCTTCATAGACTTAAGCATGTGTGTGTCAAAGGTACAGTATGGTGATGCTAAATGTGTTGTACCGTAGCTGATATTCGAAAAGAATATGTAAGATATAGAGCTTGTAAAAGACATATTAATCATTTCATGAATTTTCATTaatgaattacatttcacctttgtgaatgtacattaatgacactatgtaaaagacacatctaatactttatgtagggcatacgtaaatctgtgtatctatgtatttacgtatgtaggttagcttagcattttaaaagcaccgaatcaccttctgtggttgagtgttcaataaacccttgaactgtatgtttaacacttctctaaccctgtccatggaggacagaagaaaatgtatatatgctggttagcattgtaaatgtgtggccacgtctgtggtagaaaataataaaaaaaaaaaaaaaaaaaaaaaaaagacattgtaTTGGTGTAGGGGCCGGAGGGGAATCGAAAGTACTGTACCTGTGGCCTTTTATGGTACAGTACTCTGTACTACCTTCAAACACATTTTATATTAATGAAACAATCTGTAAGTTTGTTTTCACGTTTGAATGCATTTAGCACATGATACAAAGTGCGGCCTTATGAAATCTTCACCGAGTAAAATACAGCATTTGTATGATGAAAGGTTCCCCACCCCTGAGgtgggaggaggcctggtcgacgaccgggccgcggggacgctaagccccggaagcacctcaaggtcaaggtaCCCCTGGTGTAAGCTAATGATTGGTTTCTTAATACTGTATGCTCTTTTTCATGTGGGATGATTCAGGTTACAATTCTCTAGTTTTTATTTATTTGAAAAGGTATTTGTGTATGTAAAATATTAATCTTGCATGTATATAGTACTGTATATACTTAATATATGCTGCTTTAAAACAGTTTTGTGTACAGTACTTTATAATTCAGTATGTATTAGGGTATTAATGTTATTTTAACGTGTTTATTTTCCAGAAAGATGGCTTACTCTGATCTTAAGGATGAGATTTGCAGTACTTGGCTGCAGTTAAGTGCCGAGCAAATGGCACAAGTTCGTTTAGCTCTGTTGGGAGTTTCTAGCTCGGTTGGGGAGTTTCCACGAATGCGAGAGATCAGTAGATGTGCTGATCTGTCTTCTGCTCTGATTCTACTGGAAAAATGGATGCTTCTTACACCTCAGAAGTAAGCTATCCCTGCATAAAGCTGTTTGTAGTGACTATAAAGAGAATGCATTAAATTTTGATTCATATATTTACCTAAAAGTCATCATCACTAGTGGCCTCAAGGGCAACATGAAACTGGGGGCTTGTCAAAGGTTTCACAAGTATTGCTGAGCTTTTTCAGCTGAATTTTCAAATGAAATTTTCAACATGTGACCATAGTCGGCAGAATGACATGCAGGACATATGTCAAATATTACTCTTTTATATTGTATGCCTGTATACATGCATTTTTTAATTTGCATATGGGTTACGAAGTAGCTGGAGGAAAATcatatactgtacttgaataTGGTTTTCACAGCTTTAATCTACTTGGTTCCTGCATGATATCCTGAATTAACACAAATCAAACTTATAAGAAGGGAATTACAAATCATAATAAAGATTTCTACAACAAGAACAAATTAATATTGTCTAATGAATAAGATATTTCTAAATATCACAGGATATATTCCTTCAAAAGTTTCACAATCCAGCTTAAAAGTATAGTTTATGGGAAAAATAGGGTTATATGCCTGAGACCTCCAAATGTCTCCTAATGTCTACCAtcctcccaaccacttgggctggacagtagagcgacggtctcgcttcatgcaggtcagcgttcaatccccgaccgtccaagtggttgggcaccattccttttcccccatcccaacccaaatacttatcctgacccctttcaagtcCTGCATAGTTGTAATTGCTTGGTGCTtatccctgataattccccccccccccctgagaccTCCAAATGGTCACTTTTTGCCACTGCACTTGATAAAACACATACAATATTTTAACATTAATGTTTAATGCTCCCTCCACTTTGCAGCTACATATTCAGCACATAATGAGGTCCAGAATGCTTTTGCATGCACATGACTAATCATTATTATAAGggacaaatcataatttgtttaTTACAGTATATTATATCACTACTTTTCATTTGAAGTCCTATGGCTTTATTGCCTCTTTTGTTCTAATTCTTTTCTGGAGTTTAAATCAGACCAACCAAAAATTACTTTTCACATATAATTTTTCATTTATATGTGGAAAATTACCTGCCCCCTCTATAGTTCCATTCAAAattctttttgttttgtataatgtatatagtgtatataGACAAAAATAGTTTAGTCTACATTTTTAATATAATAGAAAAACATGGACCAACTAACAcgtgaagttagaaaaggttcagagataCGTCACCAGGCTAGGCCCCGAGCTAAAGAGtacagtatgagctacgaggaaagattgctggaactaaacctcacgacactgaaagacacAAGTTAGGGGAaacatcactacctataaaattctcagaggaattgacagggtagataaactgtttagcatgggtggtacGTAAACaaagggacacaagtggaaacttagtacccaaatgaaccacagggacatttgaaagaacttttttcagtgtcagagtagttaacagatgaaatgcatttggcagtgatgtggtggaggcagattctaAAAAGAGTTTCGAATgtactgtagatatgatagagcccagtaggctcagaaatctgtacaccagttgattgatagttgagaggtgaAAC
Above is a window of Procambarus clarkii isolate CNS0578487 chromosome 11, FALCON_Pclarkii_2.0, whole genome shotgun sequence DNA encoding:
- the LOC138363468 gene encoding gamma-butyrobetaine dioxygenase-like isoform X1 (The sequence of the model RefSeq protein was modified relative to this genomic sequence to represent the inferred CDS: added 227 bases not found in genome assembly); this encodes MSMRWSMVVVRRVAVPILQSSRANHARGKSTAVPSTMKTDSTATPPVITSVLPAHHLATKVIFDTDTTADFKYIWLRDNCQCPRCVDPSTSQKLVDSPTLDVNIKPLSLTMNDAGKLEIIWSEEGENHKSEYDPAWLLKYGKSFMHNKFASDSMDMELLTQRPEFELWDRTTIWSSFPEMSYNEVMETDSGLKQWLDMFYRYGVAVLRGVPPKVNKIVDVVKRFAYVKETQYGHTFDVINKPVEGSHLAYTGVALAHHTDMNYREKSPGMQLLHCLKANDPKLSGSDPGGRSFFTDGFRIARWLEENEPAAFHVLASTPVRFSIKNEGRQYSALWPILCTNSDGDVTEVHYNNRTMKPLQAPTHVVTPFYHAYKLFSSKLRDPAACLEFNMVPGDLVAFNNRRVLHGRTAFDATKVDRHLQGCYVDIDEAFSKYDSLRAKFHLTV
- the LOC138363468 gene encoding gamma-butyrobetaine dioxygenase-like isoform X2 (The sequence of the model RefSeq protein was modified relative to this genomic sequence to represent the inferred CDS: added 227 bases not found in genome assembly), whose product is MSMRWSMVVVRRVAVPILQSSRANHARGKSTAVPSTMKTDSTATPPVITSVLPAHHLATKVIFDTDTTADFKYIWLRDNCQCPRCVDPSTSQKLVDSPTLDVNIKPLSLTMNDAGKLEIIWSEEGENHKSEYDPAWLLKYGKSFMHNKFASDSMDMELLTQRPEFELWDRTTIWSSFPEMSYNEVMETDSGLKQWLDMFYRYGVAVLRGVPPKVNKIVDVVKRFAYVKETQYGHTFDVINKPVEGSHLAYTGVALAHHTDMNYREKSPGMQLLHCLKANDPKLSGSDPGGRSFFTDGFRIARWLEENEPAAFHVLASTPVRFSIKNEGRQYSALWPILCTNSDGDVTEVHYNNRTMKPLQAPTHVVTPFYHAYKLFSSKLRDPAACLEFNMVPGDLVAFNNRRVLHGRTAFDATKVDRHLQGCYVDIDEAFSKYDSLRAKT